The Stomatobaculum sp. F0698 genomic sequence GCGGCTGCATCGCGTATCTTGAGGACACGCGCGCATTCATTCCGGCAAGCCAGCTTTCCTCGAGCTATGTTGAGAAGCTCGAGGATTTCCAGAACAAGCACATCGACGTGATTGTGATCACGGCGGATGCGGAGAAGAAGCGCCTGGTTCTTTCTCACCGCGCAATCGAGCAGGAGGAGAAGGAAAAGGAGAAGGCTGCGCGCCTCGCCGAGCTCAAGGTCGGCGACGTGGTGGACGGCAAGGTCGAGTCCCTGAAGGACTACGGCGCATTCATCGATCTGAACGGCGCAACGGGCCTTTTGCACGTTTCGCAGATTTCGAGAAAGAGAGTCAAGACGCCGGCGGATGTCCTCAAGGAGGGCCAGGAGGTCAAGGTCAAGATCATCAAGATCGGCGACGGCAAGATTTCTCTTTCCATGCGCGCACTCGAGGAGCCGGACGATCACTTCACCGGCAGAAACAACACCTTGGAGGAGACCGGAGGCTTTAAGTACGAGGAGAAGACTCGTGCTACGACGAACCTCGGTGATCTTCTGAAGAACATCAAGCTTTAAGTCATAGTATCCTATTTCGAAATGAGAAACCGTCAGCTTATGCTGTCGGTTTTTCATATCATAAACAAAGAAGCGGAAAGGAGCACGAAATGGCAGACAAGGAACTGAGCAAGGGCAAGCAGTTGGAGAAGGAACTTTGCTGGGAGTATCCGAACATCGCAAAGAAGGCGCCGGAGCAGAGGGAGAAGGCGTACGAATTTGCAAAGGGCTATATGGAGTTTCTCGGGTCTTGTAAGACAGAGCGCGAATGTGTGAAGTTCGCGGAGAAAATGTTCTTAGAGGCCGGCTATGAGCGTTTCGATTCCAAGAAGAAATATAAGGCGGGAGACAAGGTCTTCTCGACCAACCGCGGCAAGGCAATGGCAATCACGGTGTTCGGCACCAGATCTTTGGCGGACGGCGTGCGCATCAACGGCGCGCACATCGACTCCCCGCGCATCGACCTGAGACCGAATCCGCTCTATGAGTCGAATGACATTGCACTCTTTAAGACCCACTACTACGGCGGCATCAAGAAGTACCAGTGGGGCAGCATGCCGCTCGCAATGCACGGCGTTGTCGTGAAGAAAGACGGCACCACGGTCGAGATTACGATCGGTGAGGACCCGAGCGATCCGGTGCTTTACATCAC encodes the following:
- a CDS encoding S1 RNA-binding domain-containing protein; its protein translation is MAEESMKDFEQEINESFKTAKKVENEDGGKWERLQSLVESKEQFNVKIIEVVKGGCIAYLEDTRAFIPASQLSSSYVEKLEDFQNKHIDVIVITADAEKKRLVLSHRAIEQEEKEKEKAARLAELKVGDVVDGKVESLKDYGAFIDLNGATGLLHVSQISRKRVKTPADVLKEGQEVKVKIIKIGDGKISLSMRALEEPDDHFTGRNNTLEETGGFKYEEKTRATTNLGDLLKNIKL